Part of the Microbacterium sp. Clip185 genome is shown below.
CGACCGGATGCGTCTGGCCCCGGGCGGCGCGGGCACGCCGCCCTGCGGTGAGCGCGTCGGCCCGATCGGTGTGACTGCTCTCGCGGGCGCGCCAGTCGTCGAGGTCGAGAACGGTCTGCGGTGCGAGCAGGGGCGACGCGGTGCTCACGCGGGTTCGATCAGCGCGGGGGAGTCGTTGCGCACATTCCCCACGGCGGAGGAGACCACCCTCGTCTCGAGTGTCGCCGCGAGGTCGGGAGCCGCATCGATCGCCGCATCCAGGATGTCGCCCACGTTCTCGGTGTCCGTGTCGAGCCATGCATCTGCGAAGTCGGCGTCAAGGAACAGAGGCATGCGGTCATGGATCGAACCCAGCGCACCGATCGCATCGCGCGTGAGGATGGTGAAAGTCAGCAGCCAGCGATCGGGATCGTCATCGGCCTTGCTCGGGTCTTTCCACCATTCGTAGAGGCCCGCGAGAAACAGCGGCGAATCGTCGGCAGGGTGGATGAAGTGCGGCTCCTTGCCGTCGGCGAGCTGCTTCCACTCGTAGTAGCCGGTCGTCGGAACGACGGCCCGGCGCTTGATGAGAGCGCCGCGGAACATCGGCTTGTCTTCCAGCTCCTCCGCGCGGGCGTTGAAGGCGCGGGCGCCGATCTTGGGGTCTTTCGCCCACGCCGGCACAAGACCCCACCTCGCGGGCTCGAGCCGCCGCGTGGGCGGCTCGGTCTTGGCGGAGTCCAGCACGATCGCCGCCGTGCTCATCGGCGCGACGTTGTAGGACGGCGCGGGGAGCGAGGGGTTGATCGTGTCGACGCGGAGCACTCCGACGAGCTCCGACGCGACGTTGGCGACGACGAACCGACCACACATGCCGGTCAGCCTACGCCGGGGCGTACGACACCGGCCTCTTCGAGGCGGTCGAGCAGCTCGGCTCCATCGTCGCCGCTGACCCACGGCACACTCGCGGCCGAATGATCGTTGA
Proteins encoded:
- a CDS encoding SOS response-associated peptidase; amino-acid sequence: MCGRFVVANVASELVGVLRVDTINPSLPAPSYNVAPMSTAAIVLDSAKTEPPTRRLEPARWGLVPAWAKDPKIGARAFNARAEELEDKPMFRGALIKRRAVVPTTGYYEWKQLADGKEPHFIHPADDSPLFLAGLYEWWKDPSKADDDPDRWLLTFTILTRDAIGALGSIHDRMPLFLDADFADAWLDTDTENVGDILDAAIDAAPDLAATLETRVVSSAVGNVRNDSPALIEPA